Genomic DNA from Rhodothermales bacterium:
TCGCGATCGGCCAGCTCGTTCACGGCGTCGAGCAATATCGGATGGGTCAGCGTGGGCATACGCGCTCGTTTATTCGCCCGGGACAATGGGGCAGGGCAAGGCGGGCATCGGGTGGACGATGGGCCGCGGGAGGCGTCCCAATCAGGCAACAACGCATCCTAACCAGATAAATCATATCAACCCGTGCCCTTTTTCCCCGTACGACGTACCTTTCCATGCTACATCTGTTTGTCAATCAGGGCCCTTTCGCTATGACTACCCTCCTCCGCACGACGCTTGCCTTGCTCGTCGCCGGCGCCTGTCTGCTCGCAACGCCCGAGGCGCTTGCGCAAACGCAGCCCCGCCTGCTCGTGTTCTCCAAAACCGCCGGCTTCCGCCACGATTCCATCGAGCCCGGCATCGAGGCCGTTCGCGCGCTCGGCGCCGCCAACGGCTTCGCGGTGGACGCCACCGAAGACGCGGCCGCCTTTACCGAGCAGAACCTGCAGGCGTACCGGGCCGTGGTGTTTCTCAACACGACCGGCGACGTACTCGACGCCATGCAGCAGAATGCGTTTGAGCGCTTCATCCAGGGCGGCGGCGGCTACGTGGGTATCCACGCGGCGACGGACACCGAATACGAGTGGGCCTGGTACGGTCGCCTCGCCGGCGCGTATTTCGCCAACCACCCGATGCCGGACAACGTCCAGCAGGGCACCTTCCACATCGTGGACCGCGATTTCCCGGGCATGGCCAACCTGCCCGAGCCGTGGGTGCGCACCGACGAGTTCTACGCCTATAAAGAGATGAACCCGGACGTCACGGTGCTCATCACCATCGACGAAAAGACGTACCGCGGCGGCACGAACGGCGACTACCACCCGATGGCGTGGTACCACGCGTTCGACGGCGGCCGCGCGTTCTACACGAACATGGGGCACACGAAGTCCACCTTCTCCGAGCCGCTCTACCTCGAGCATCTGCTCGGCGGCATCCAGTATGCGATAGGCCAAACCGATGTCGACTTCGCCCGGGCGCACACGCCGCGCATGCCGGAGGAAAACCGGTTCACGAAGCATATCCTCGGCGAGAAGCTGGACGAGCCGCTCGAACTGACGGTGCTGCCTGACGAACGCGTGCTTTTCGTCGAGCGCCCGGGCAACGTGAAGCTGTACAGCCCGGTCACGAACGACATCAAGGTCATCGCTACGATACCCGTCAGCACCCAGTACATCGGGGGCGCCGTGGCGGAGGACGGGCTGCTCGGCATCGCCGCGTCGCCCGACTTCGCGACGACGGGATGGATCTACCTGTACTACTCGGTCGCCGGCGACCAGGCGGTAAACCGCCTATCCCGCTTCAACCTGCGGGGAGACGACCTCGACCTCGGTTCGGAAAACGTCGTGCTCGAAGTCCCGGTGCAGCGCCTCCAGTGCTGCCATACCGCCGGCTCGATCGCGTTCGACGCCGCAGGCAACCTCTACCTCTCCACCGGCGACAACACCAACCCGCACGGCACCGGCTATGCCCCGATCGACGAGCGGCCGGATCGTTTCCCGTGGGATGCCCAGAAGTCGTCCGCCAACACCAACGACCTCCGCGGCAAGATCCTGCGCATCCACCCCGAAGCCGACGGCAGCTACACCATCCCCGCCGGCAACCTCTTTCCGCCCGGAACGGCCAAAACGCGTCCCGAGATCTACACGATGGGGCACCGCAATCCCTACCGCATCTCGGTCGACAAACACACGGGCTACCTCTACTGGGGGGATGTAGGCCCCGACGCCCCGCGGGATTCCGTCGATCTCGGGCCGGCCGGCCATGACGAGGTGGGCCAGGCCCGGCGCGCCGGCAACTTCGGCTGGCCTTATTTCGTGGGCGACAACAAGGCGTATGTCGACCGCGACTTCGCGACGAAGACGATCGGCGCCCGCTACGATCCGGCCCATCCGGTCAACCGCTCGCCCAACAACACGGGCCTCAACGACCTGCCGCCGGCCATGCCGGCCTTTATCTGGTACCCCGCCGCCGAGTCGCCCGATTTCCCGATCCTGGGCGCCGGCGGCCGCTCGGCAATGGCCGGCCCGGTCTTCCACCGGGACGACTTCAAGGGCGCCGAAGGCGCTTTCCCTGACTATTACGACGGCAAGCTCTTTATCTACGAGTTCATGCGCGGCTGGATCATGGCCGTCACGATGAACGACGCCGGCGACCTCCTCTCCATCGAGCCGTTTATGCCGAGCTACAAGTTCAGCAGTCCGCTCGACCTGGAGTTCGGCCCGAGCGGCGACCTCTACATGCTCGAGTACGGCAGCGGCTGGTTCCAGGGCAACGACGACGCGCGGCTGGTGCGCATTTCGTACAACGGCGGCAACCGCCCGCCCGTCGCGCGCCTCCGCGTCGACAAGCCCGCCGGCGCGACCCCGCTCACCACGACGCTGTCCGCCTCGGACACGGAGGACTTCGACGGGGATGCGCTGACGTACAGCTGGGCGATTTCGACGCTCGACGGCAAGCCGGTCACCACCCTCTCGGGCGAGTCCGTGACGCTGACGCTGGACAAGACGGGCATCTACACGGCCGACCTGACCGTGACGGACGCCGCCGGCGCCACCAGCCGCTCGGCGCAAACGCTGGTCGTGGGCAACGAACCGCCGGAGGTCTCGGTCGAGATCACCGGCGGCAACGGCACCTTCTTCTTCCCCGGCAAACCCATCCACTACGCGGCCCATGTGCGCGACCTCGAGGACGGCAGTCTGGCGGACGGCACCATTCCCGAGGATCAGGTCGCCGTGTCGATCACGTACCAGCAGGGCTACGAACAGGTGGCGACCGAGCAGGGTCACCGCAGCGCCGACGCCTCGGCGGTGGCGGCGGCCGGCCAGCGCCTCGTCGAAGGCAGCGACTGCCGCTCGTGCCACGGGATCGACACGAAGTCGATCGGGCCGGCGTACGTCGATGTCGCCGCGAAGTACCGGAACGACTCGACGGCCCCCGAAAAACTCGCGGCCAAGGTCATGGAAGGTGGCTCGGGCGTCTGGGGCGACATCATGATGCCGCCGCACCCTCAGTTCAGCCGCGCGGAAGTCGACCAGATGGTCGCCTACGTGCTGAGCATCGGCCAGAGCGAGGCGTTGGCGTCCCTCCCGACGGCGGGATCGTACCTGCCGGACATCCCGGCTACGGCGACGGAGGGCGCAGTGATCGTCCGCGCCGCCTATTCGGACCGCGGGGCGCCGGGCGCCGCGTCGGCCTCCAACGAGGCCACGCTCGTCCTGCGCAGCGCCACGGTGCCAGTGCACGAGGCCACGATCGAAAAAGACGTCATGCGATTCAGCGGGCCGCAGATGCCGATGCCGATCGTGATCGGGTCGATGCCCGGCGCGTACATCGGCTTCGAGGCGCTCGATCTGACCGCGATCCGCGAAGTCACGTTCATGGGCATCGCGCCGTCGCAGGGGCTGCCGTCGGCCGGTGGGTCGCTCGAGCTGCGCCTGGGTGCGCCGGACGGCCCGGTGATCGGCGAAACCAACGCAATCCAGCCGACGGAAGGGTTTACCAACATGCAGCCGATGACCGCCTCGCTGACGCCGACCGACGGCCGGCACGATCTCTATGTGGTCTTCAAGAACCCCGAGGCGAGTCCTACCCAGCCCATCTGCATCCTGCTCACGATGCAGTTCAAAACCGAATCCGCGGGGGGCTCGATGGGCGCCGCACCGCGCAATGCCGGCGGCGGCGGCGCCGGCCTCAGCACCCGAAGCACGCTGACCACGCTGCTTGCCCACCCCGGCGCGGTGGACGTGCTGGAGCGGCACATGCCCGGCTTCACGACCGACCCGCGCATCGAGCCGGCGATGAGCATGTCCATCCGCGACATCGCCCCCTACGCGCCCGATGTCTTCACCGCCGAGATGCTCTCAAAACTCGACGAAGACCTCGGGGCGCTGTGAGTGGGATGGGGGTTGCGGGATGTTCGAATTGGATGCGGGATGCAAGATGTTGGAATTGGATGCAGGATGCAAGATGTTGGAATTGGATGCAGGATGCAAGATGCAGGATACGTGACAGTCCAGCATCAGCCATCCCCATCCTGCATCTTGCATCCAACATCCTGCATCTTGCATCCAAAATCCTTCATCCCACATCCTGCATCCTGCATCGTGCATCCAACATCCCGTATCCCCCATCCAACATCCCGTATCCCATCCCCAACCCAAACACATACCCATGAACACCCCGTATACTTCACGCCGGCATTTCCTCAAACAAGCGGCCGGACTGGGCGGCGCGATGCTGGCCTCCGGCGCTTCGCTCGCCGCGCTGAATCCGTTCGCGGCGCCGCGCATCGGCGTGCAGCTCTACACCCTGCGCGACCTGATGAAGGATGACTTCGAGGGCACCATCGAAAAGGTGGCGGCGATCGGGTACAAGGAGGTCGAGTTCGCCGGCTATTACGACCGCTCGCCGGATCAGGTGCGGGCGCTGCTCGACCGGCTCGGCCTCACGAGCCCGAGCGTCCACGCCGGCCTCGAAGGGCTTCGCGAGGACCTCGAGGGCAACCTGGACACCTACGCCCGGATCGGCCACACCTATGTAACCATCCCGGCGCTGCCGGGCGCCTTCGGCGGCCAGATCGCGGCGGACGCCTGGCCGAAATTCGCCAGCGAGTTCAACACGATCGGGAAGGCGTGCAAGGCCCGCGGGCTGAAGCTGGCCTACCACAACCACAACTTCGAGTTCGCGCCAGTCGGCAACCAGACGGCCCTGGACGTCCTCCTGAGCCAGACCGACCCCGACCTCGTATCGTTCGAACTGGACCTCGCGTGGGCCTACATCGGCGGCCAGGATCCGCTGGCCTGGTTCGACCGGTACCCGGGGCGCTTCGCGATGTGGCACGTGAAAGACGTGAAAGGCCCCGATGTCGTGGCGAAAGCCTTCAAGGAAACCCCGCGCGAGGCCTTCCGGGTCTTCGGCGAGCGGGTTTCGGCGGTCGGCGACGGCGACATCGACTTCAAGAAGATCTTCGCCGCGGCGAAAAAATCGGGCATGGAGCACTATTTCGTCGAAAACGACTTCCCGAAAGATGCGCTGGCGAACATCACGGCCAGTTACAAGAGCCTGTCGACCTGGGTGCCGGGCTGATCCGCTCGCCGCATCGCGCCTTGAGCGAGAGGCCGGCTCCCTTCGAGGAAGCCGGCCTCGTTCATTTTATTTCAGACGCCGGCTCATTCGCCGCAGTAACACCCCTCGCCAATCCATTCACCGCGCGGCGCGGCATTACACGTCGTCGACGTAACCCCCAGGCCGTTGCGATCCTGGGTAATGACCTGGTTCGTGAAGCCGCGGCATACGTCGTATTCCTCATCCGTCGGCGCATCGTCGCCGCCGAGAAGCCCACAGCCCACGCTGAAGAGGCCGATGGAGAGGAGCAGGATAAAAAGCAGTCGCCGTACGGCCAGCAGGGACAGATGCATCATTGACATAGGTTATCCGGACCGTTCTAGGTCGTGTTTCTTGGTAGGATCGGACGCCGTGGCGCGTCTCACACAAGGGGGAAGCCGGAAAAGCACCGCGCCCGGCTCACGGCCATTGGTGAAATCTGTGGATTTCGCCTAGATTAGGGTCGCTGCAACCCGTCCATTGGAGATTACCCCTATGTCCATGCGTTTCCCGTCGGCCCTCGCCCTGGCTCTGCTGACCCTGTGCTCGTTCACCCCGCCCTCGTTCCTTGACGACCCGATCCGCACCGACGCCGGTCTGGTCTCCGGCATCGCCGGCGCGGACCAATCGGTGCGCGTCTACAAGGGCATCCCCTTCGCCGCTCCGCCGGTCGGCGACCTGCGCTGGAGCGCGCCGAAGCCGGCTCTCCCCTGGGACGGGGTCCGCGCGGCGGACCGGTTCGGGGCGAGTTGCATGCAGGCGTTGACTCGTTCGCGCGAGCCGTGGACCGAGGAGTTCATGGTGCAGAACGACGTCAGCGAGGACTGCCTCTTCCTTAACGTGTGGACCGCCGCCCGCCGGCCGAATGAAAAGCGACCGGTCATGGTGTACATCCACGGCGGCGCGTTCCAGGAGGGATCGGGCGAGGTGTCGGTGTACGATGGGGAAGCCTTTGCGAAAAAGGGTCTGGTGGTCGTGACGATCAACTACCGGATGGGCCTCTTCGGCTTCTTCGCGCACCCCGAACTGACCGCGGAGGCCGATGCGCATGCCTCCGGCAACTACGGCCTGATGGATCAGGTGGCGGCGCTGCAATGGGTGCAGCGCAACATCGCGGCCTTCGGCGGCGATCCGGCGCGCGTGACGATCGCCGGCCAGTCCGCCGGCGCGGCCTCCATCCATTACCTGACCGCCTCCCCCACGGCAGCCGGCCTTTTCCATCGCGCCATCGCCCAGAGCGGCTCCCGGGTGGGTGGATCGCTGCGCCTCCGGGCGGACGGCGAGGCGTCCGGCGCGGCCTTCGCTGAAGCGCGCGGGGCGAAAACCCTCGCGCAACTCCGCGCGATGCCGGCAGAAGACCTCATGAAGCCGGTGCAGAACCAGCCGCCGGCTCGCTTCGGCCCCATCATCGACGGGTACTTTTTGACGGAGGACGTCGCCGCCACGTTCGCGCGCGGCGCGCAGCACGACGTGCCGACGCTGACCGGGCTCAATGCGGACGAAGGCAGCGCCTCGCCGACCTATGGCCGGATCCCGGCCGCCGAGTGGCGCACGCAACTCGAACGGCGCTACGGCGCCGACACCGACGCCTTCCTGGCGCTGTACCCCGCCGGCACCGACGAGCAGGCCGGCACGTCGCAGATCGCCAGCAGCCGCGACCAGGGCGTCGTAGCCATGTACCTGTGGGCCGAGGAGCGGGCCAGAACGGCGTCGACGCCGGCCTATCTCTACTATTTCGACCGCGGCATGCCCTGGCCCGAGTTTCCCCGCTTCGGCGCGTACCACACCGGCGAGATGCCGTACGTATTCAACAACCTCGATCGCGTGAAGCGGCCCTGGGAAGCGGTGGACCGCAAGCTGGCGGACCAGATGTCCTCGTACTGGGTGAATTTCGTGACGACCGGCAACCCCAACGGCCGCGGCCTCCCGGCGTGGGCCGCCTACGACGCCGGCGACGCGCCCTTCCAGCGTCTCGCGATCGACATCGCGCCCATGGCCCTGCCGGACCCGGACCGGTTTACCTTGCTTCGCAACGCGCTGATGCCCCACGCCGACGACTGGGCGGTATACCTGGGCGGCAAAGATCGCAGCCACTACTCACCGCTCGACCAGATCACCCCGGACAACGTGACCCGGCTGGAGGTGGCCTGGACGCACGATACCGGCGAGATGGGCGAGTACCAGGCCAACCCGCTCATCGTCGACGGGGTGCTCTACACGGCGACGCCGCGCCGGCTCGTCATCGCCCTGGACGCCGCCACCGGAGCAAAAAAATGGACGTTCGACCCCTCGACCGAGACCCAGCAGCCGCTGGGCAACCGGCAGCGCGGCGTCGTCTATTTCGATGACGGAGGCAACGGACGCATCTTCTCCTCCGCCGGCGGACGGCTCTTCGCAATCGATGCGAAGACGGGCAAGCCCGTGCGGAGTTTTGGCGATAACGGGTCGATCCCGTTCTCCCAGAACACACCGGGGCTCATCTTCGAGGACCTGCTCCTCGTCTCCCCCACGGTCGGCGAACGCGAACCCGGCTCGATCCAGGCGTACGACGCCCGCACCGGCGAAAAACGCTGGCATTTCAACACGATACCGCGGCCCGGCGAATACGGCTACCGTAGCTGGCCGGCGGAGGCTTATAAAGTGATCGGCGGGGCGTCGGACTGGTCCGGCCAGGCGCTCGACGAGGCCCGCGGCATCCTGTACGCGTCCACCGAAACCGCCGGCCCCGACTTCTACGGCGGGGAGCGGCACGGGCAGAACCTGTTCGCCAACTCCGTCGTCGCCCTCGACGCGCGGACGGGCCGGCGGCTGTGGCACTACCAGATCGTGCACCACGACGTGCTCGACAAGGACCTGCCCACGCCCCCGACCCTCCTGACCGTCACCCACAACGGCCGGCGCGTCGACGCGCTGGCCCAGGGCACGAAACACGGACTCCTCTTCGTCTTCGACCGCGTCACCGGCGAGCCGCTCTGGCCCATCGAGGAGCGCCCGGTGATGCAGAGCAAGCTGGCCGGCGAGCTGCTGTCGCCCACCCAGCCGTTCCCGACCCGGCCGGCGCCGCTGATGCGCCAGGTGTACACGATGGATGAGGTGTCGAACATCTCTCCCGAAGCCCAGGCCCTCACCGCGGAGCGCATCGCCCGCTCCGGGTCCTACGGCGCCTTCCCCGCGCCGGATCTCAAGGAAGCCATCCTCTTCCCCGGCTACGACGGCGGTTTCGAATGGGGCGGCTCGGCCGCCGATCTCGACGGGGTCCTTTACACCAATATCAACGAGATCCCCTGGTTCATCCAGATGATCGAGACCAAGAACGCCGATGGGAGCGACAAAACGGTGGGCGAGCGGACCTATCTGGGCCAGTGCGCCTCGTGTCACGGCGTCGATCGGGCCGGCAACCTCGCCGGCGGCTTCCCCTCGCTCGTGGATATCGGCGCGCGGAAGTCGCGCGAGGAGGTGACGCAGATCCTCACGACCGGCTTCGGCCGCATGCCGGCCGCCAACCTGCGCGGCGGGCAGCTGAATGCCCTGCTCAACTATCTCTACGGCGTCCCCGAGACGCCGCCCCCGCCCCCGCCGCCATCGCGGACCAACGATCCGCATCGCCAGCTCGACGACGCGCTGCCCTATGCCTTTACCGGCTTCCAGCGCTGGTTCGACCAGGAGGGGTATCCGGCCATCAAGCCGCCCTGGGGCACGCTGAACGCGGTAGACCTCAATACCGGCGAAATCCTCTGGAAGGTGCCGCTGGGCGAATACCCGGAACTGACGGCCCGCGGCATCCCGCCGACCGGCACCGAGAACTACGGCGGCCCGGTGGTGACGGCCAGCGGTCTGCTGTTCATCGGCGCCACGGCCGACGGGATGTTCAGGGCGTTCGACAAGAAAACAGGCGAAATCCTGTGGGAAACGAAGCTGCCCTTCAGCGGAACCGCGACGCCCAGCATCTACCGGGTCAACGGGAAGCAGTACATCGTCATCGCGTCCGCCGGCGGGAAGTCCAAGGCGCCGGCCGGGACGGGCCGGCTCGTCGCGTTCGCGTTGCCGGAGTGAGTATGAATCGAAAAAATGCATGGTCATCTCTCCGCTTTGTGCCCGCGGATGCGAGCACAAAGCGGAGAGACCTCCCGAATCAGGGCAGTGCTATTCTGTTGGAGGTCTCTCCACTTCCCCTCGATACCATCGAGGGTCCGGTCGAGATGACAAGGCGTTTTTAACCGGGATATACACAAACCAGCATGACGGAAACGCCAGTTATCAGCTTGAAATACACCCTCTCGCTCCTGCTGATTCTCCTCGCCGGCTGCGCCAGCCCATCGAGCCCCGACACGTCGGAGGCCGCGCTGGACGAGACACGGTTCACCCGCGACGTCCTCGTCGAGGACATCGACGAACCCATGCAGATGGATTTCGACGAGACGGGCCGGGTGTACTGGGTCGAGCGCAAGGGGGGCGTCCGGCGGTACGACGGGTCGGTGACCACGCTCGGCACGATCCCGACCGACCACGCCGGCGAGGGCGGGCTACTCGGCCTCCAGCTCGCGCCCGACTTCGCGACGAGCCGGCACATCTACTTCTACTTCGGAGCGCCGGGCGAGGGGCGGATGCATCTGAGTCGCCTCACGCTGGGGCCTGACGACGCGCTCGACCTCGCCTCCGAGATCGTGCTGCTGACCATCCCCTACGAGCGCGGCTCGCACATGGGCGGCGGGATGACGTGGGACGCCGCCGGCAACCTCTACCTCTCCACCGGCGACAACTCGGACGCCACGCAGTACACGCCGATCCACTGGACGGCGCCCGGCGGCGTCGGGCAGGACGCCCAGCGGTCTGCCGCCAACACCAACGACCTCCGCGGCAAGATCCTGCGCATCCATCCCGAACCCGACGGCCGCTACACGATCCCGGATGGCAACCTCTTCCCGCCCGGCACCGCCAAGACGCGCCCCGAGATCTACACGATGGGCGACCGCAATCCGTGGCGCGTGTCGATCGACTCGAAGACCGGCTACCTGCACTGGGGCGAGGTCGGTCCGGACGCCGGCGCCGACTCGAGCGGGGTCGGGCCGCGCGGCTACGACGAGTTCAACATCGCGAAAGCCGCCGGCAACTTCGGGTGGCCCTACGGGATCGGCTACGGGCTGCCGTACAACAGCTACGACTACGAGGCGCACCGGCACGGCGAACCGTTCGATCTGGCAAACCCGATCAACCCCTCCCCCAACAACACCGGCCTGACCGAATTGCCGCCGGCGCAGCCGGCGTTTATCGCCTACCCCTACGGCGTATCCGAAGAATATCCCCAGATGAACAGCGGTGGACGCAACGCCGTCGGCGGGCCGATCTTCCACCGGAGCGACTTCCCCGCCGGCGCGACGAGCGTCTTCCCCGACTATTTCGAGGATAGATGGTTCATCGTGGATTTTGTGCGCAACTGGATCATGACCGTGGCCATGGACGACGCGCGGACAAAGGTGCTGTCGATGGAGCGCTTCCTGCCGGCGGAGCTGTACAGCAGTCCGATCGACATGGATTTCGGGCCGAACGGCGAACTGTACGTGCTGGAATACGGCACCCAGTGGTTCCGGCGCAACGCCGACGCGCGACTGTCGCGGATCTCGTACAACGCCGGCAACCGGGCGCCCATCGTGCGCCTCGCGGTTGAGCGCTCTGCCGGCGCCGTACCGTTCGATGTGCGATTCACGACAGAACGTCTTATGGATTATGACAACGAGCGGCTGACGCCGAGTTGGCGCGTCATCGATGAGCAGGGAGAGGTGGTGCACGAATCGACTTTTGGTATCCCAAAGGTCGTACTGAATCGCCCCGGCATTTACCAGGCCATCCTGAGCGCCACGGATGCGGCCGGCGCCATCGGAAGCGACACCCTGCAGCTCATCGCCGGCAACGAACCACCCGAGGTGGCGCTCCGGGTGGCCGGCAACCAGACCTTCTACTTCCCCGGGACATCCGTTTCGATTGGGGTCGATGCGCAGGACCGGGAGGACGGC
This window encodes:
- a CDS encoding carboxylesterase family protein, which encodes MSMRFPSALALALLTLCSFTPPSFLDDPIRTDAGLVSGIAGADQSVRVYKGIPFAAPPVGDLRWSAPKPALPWDGVRAADRFGASCMQALTRSREPWTEEFMVQNDVSEDCLFLNVWTAARRPNEKRPVMVYIHGGAFQEGSGEVSVYDGEAFAKKGLVVVTINYRMGLFGFFAHPELTAEADAHASGNYGLMDQVAALQWVQRNIAAFGGDPARVTIAGQSAGAASIHYLTASPTAAGLFHRAIAQSGSRVGGSLRLRADGEASGAAFAEARGAKTLAQLRAMPAEDLMKPVQNQPPARFGPIIDGYFLTEDVAATFARGAQHDVPTLTGLNADEGSASPTYGRIPAAEWRTQLERRYGADTDAFLALYPAGTDEQAGTSQIASSRDQGVVAMYLWAEERARTASTPAYLYYFDRGMPWPEFPRFGAYHTGEMPYVFNNLDRVKRPWEAVDRKLADQMSSYWVNFVTTGNPNGRGLPAWAAYDAGDAPFQRLAIDIAPMALPDPDRFTLLRNALMPHADDWAVYLGGKDRSHYSPLDQITPDNVTRLEVAWTHDTGEMGEYQANPLIVDGVLYTATPRRLVIALDAATGAKKWTFDPSTETQQPLGNRQRGVVYFDDGGNGRIFSSAGGRLFAIDAKTGKPVRSFGDNGSIPFSQNTPGLIFEDLLLVSPTVGEREPGSIQAYDARTGEKRWHFNTIPRPGEYGYRSWPAEAYKVIGGASDWSGQALDEARGILYASTETAGPDFYGGERHGQNLFANSVVALDARTGRRLWHYQIVHHDVLDKDLPTPPTLLTVTHNGRRVDALAQGTKHGLLFVFDRVTGEPLWPIEERPVMQSKLAGELLSPTQPFPTRPAPLMRQVYTMDEVSNISPEAQALTAERIARSGSYGAFPAPDLKEAILFPGYDGGFEWGGSAADLDGVLYTNINEIPWFIQMIETKNADGSDKTVGERTYLGQCASCHGVDRAGNLAGGFPSLVDIGARKSREEVTQILTTGFGRMPAANLRGGQLNALLNYLYGVPETPPPPPPPSRTNDPHRQLDDALPYAFTGFQRWFDQEGYPAIKPPWGTLNAVDLNTGEILWKVPLGEYPELTARGIPPTGTENYGGPVVTASGLLFIGATADGMFRAFDKKTGEILWETKLPFSGTATPSIYRVNGKQYIVIASAGGKSKAPAGTGRLVAFALPE
- a CDS encoding PQQ-dependent sugar dehydrogenase, yielding MKYTLSLLLILLAGCASPSSPDTSEAALDETRFTRDVLVEDIDEPMQMDFDETGRVYWVERKGGVRRYDGSVTTLGTIPTDHAGEGGLLGLQLAPDFATSRHIYFYFGAPGEGRMHLSRLTLGPDDALDLASEIVLLTIPYERGSHMGGGMTWDAAGNLYLSTGDNSDATQYTPIHWTAPGGVGQDAQRSAANTNDLRGKILRIHPEPDGRYTIPDGNLFPPGTAKTRPEIYTMGDRNPWRVSIDSKTGYLHWGEVGPDAGADSSGVGPRGYDEFNIAKAAGNFGWPYGIGYGLPYNSYDYEAHRHGEPFDLANPINPSPNNTGLTELPPAQPAFIAYPYGVSEEYPQMNSGGRNAVGGPIFHRSDFPAGATSVFPDYFEDRWFIVDFVRNWIMTVAMDDARTKVLSMERFLPAELYSSPIDMDFGPNGELYVLEYGTQWFRRNADARLSRISYNAGNRAPIVRLAVERSAGAVPFDVRFTTERLMDYDNERLTPSWRVIDEQGEVVHESTFGIPKVVLNRPGIYQAILSATDAAGAIGSDTLQLIAGNEPPEVALRVAGNQTFYFPGTSVSIGVDAQDREDGAGVQPEVTYEYVPAGMTPAEAAEAAGLPPDVSVRHVKAETIIAGSDCRTCHTIDTPSAGPAFRAVAQKYRGDETAPDRLAQKIVRGGSGVWGELPMPAHPALTPVEAGILARYVLDLAEPTTGPMALTGGSFTASPPKVAGGWNGQQQVDQPGSYFIRAAYTDRGANGVPALTARDAHLLRYPLIAPETADFYNDGVTYTPSRDPGFIIAEDGAYAVYRGIDLTGVGAIEVHALTRFYTWSHFQGGTVEVRLDAPDGPLAGPPAEKPVVDPEQGLGGGDQGAPSRPVFFIAEPPATVALDRVSGIHDLYLVFRNPAVTGEQALMLLTGIGFTPAP
- a CDS encoding sugar phosphate isomerase/epimerase encodes the protein MNTPYTSRRHFLKQAAGLGGAMLASGASLAALNPFAAPRIGVQLYTLRDLMKDDFEGTIEKVAAIGYKEVEFAGYYDRSPDQVRALLDRLGLTSPSVHAGLEGLREDLEGNLDTYARIGHTYVTIPALPGAFGGQIAADAWPKFASEFNTIGKACKARGLKLAYHNHNFEFAPVGNQTALDVLLSQTDPDLVSFELDLAWAYIGGQDPLAWFDRYPGRFAMWHVKDVKGPDVVAKAFKETPREAFRVFGERVSAVGDGDIDFKKIFAAAKKSGMEHYFVENDFPKDALANITASYKSLSTWVPG
- a CDS encoding ThuA domain-containing protein, with the protein product MTTLLRTTLALLVAGACLLATPEALAQTQPRLLVFSKTAGFRHDSIEPGIEAVRALGAANGFAVDATEDAAAFTEQNLQAYRAVVFLNTTGDVLDAMQQNAFERFIQGGGGYVGIHAATDTEYEWAWYGRLAGAYFANHPMPDNVQQGTFHIVDRDFPGMANLPEPWVRTDEFYAYKEMNPDVTVLITIDEKTYRGGTNGDYHPMAWYHAFDGGRAFYTNMGHTKSTFSEPLYLEHLLGGIQYAIGQTDVDFARAHTPRMPEENRFTKHILGEKLDEPLELTVLPDERVLFVERPGNVKLYSPVTNDIKVIATIPVSTQYIGGAVAEDGLLGIAASPDFATTGWIYLYYSVAGDQAVNRLSRFNLRGDDLDLGSENVVLEVPVQRLQCCHTAGSIAFDAAGNLYLSTGDNTNPHGTGYAPIDERPDRFPWDAQKSSANTNDLRGKILRIHPEADGSYTIPAGNLFPPGTAKTRPEIYTMGHRNPYRISVDKHTGYLYWGDVGPDAPRDSVDLGPAGHDEVGQARRAGNFGWPYFVGDNKAYVDRDFATKTIGARYDPAHPVNRSPNNTGLNDLPPAMPAFIWYPAAESPDFPILGAGGRSAMAGPVFHRDDFKGAEGAFPDYYDGKLFIYEFMRGWIMAVTMNDAGDLLSIEPFMPSYKFSSPLDLEFGPSGDLYMLEYGSGWFQGNDDARLVRISYNGGNRPPVARLRVDKPAGATPLTTTLSASDTEDFDGDALTYSWAISTLDGKPVTTLSGESVTLTLDKTGIYTADLTVTDAAGATSRSAQTLVVGNEPPEVSVEITGGNGTFFFPGKPIHYAAHVRDLEDGSLADGTIPEDQVAVSITYQQGYEQVATEQGHRSADASAVAAAGQRLVEGSDCRSCHGIDTKSIGPAYVDVAAKYRNDSTAPEKLAAKVMEGGSGVWGDIMMPPHPQFSRAEVDQMVAYVLSIGQSEALASLPTAGSYLPDIPATATEGAVIVRAAYSDRGAPGAASASNEATLVLRSATVPVHEATIEKDVMRFSGPQMPMPIVIGSMPGAYIGFEALDLTAIREVTFMGIAPSQGLPSAGGSLELRLGAPDGPVIGETNAIQPTEGFTNMQPMTASLTPTDGRHDLYVVFKNPEASPTQPICILLTMQFKTESAGGSMGAAPRNAGGGGAGLSTRSTLTTLLAHPGAVDVLERHMPGFTTDPRIEPAMSMSIRDIAPYAPDVFTAEMLSKLDEDLGAL